The following DNA comes from Streptococcus canis.
GCTGATAGAACAAGCTGATATTAGTCGAGGCAAACGTAAAAAAGTTATTGATAAATTAGCAGCACAGCTCATTCTACAAAATTATTTAGATCGCAATTATTAAGGAGATAACGATGGCACATAATCACGAACATGACCATGAACATGAAGTTATTACACTTGTTGATGAGCAAGGAAATGAAACGTTATTTGAAATTTTATTGACTATTGATGGTCGTGAAGAATTTGGTAAAAACTATGTTCTTTTGGTTCCAGCAGGTTCTGAAGAAGATGAATCTGGAGAAGTTGAGATTCAAGCTTATTCATTTACTGAAAACGAAGATGGGACTGAAGGAGATTTGCAACCAATTCCTGAAGATTCAGATGCTGAGTGGGATATGATTGAAGAAGTTTTCAATAGTTTTTTAGATGAAGACTAATCGTTTAGTTCTTATTAGTGAAAAAGTAGCCTAGTGGGCTATTTTTTTGTTGCGTTTACGAATAAATAGATGAGGAGGTGGTAGCGATTAAACGAGTGAATCGGCAGGAATATGCTTTTCTTCAAGCTTATAAAGCTAAGCCTTTGCATCGGTTTAAAGAGTTATTGTATTATGCCAAGCTTGGTCAGAAATTGACTAAATAAGAGATTCTGTTATACTTGTTTTATGATATTTTTTGACGATAATAAAAGGAAATTGGCAGGAAAATGGATTGATTTGTTTTGTCTTGGTCACTTTCTGGATTGCCGTTAGAGGATATGACATTCCAAGGAGAAAAAAATAGTGACTCAGTTAAACGAAGAATTTATCCGAAAAGAGACGATAGAATTGGTCAATGCCGGTCCGACCGTTCATACAACGACATATGAAACTAAGGTTCCGACACTTCATAAATGTTACTTACTATTCTTTAGTATCATGATTAGTGGCTTGACAATTGTGGTGCCTGTTTTAACAGATGCTGGCAATAGTCTTCAGTCACAAAATTTATACATAGGAATGATGTTAACCAAGGGGCAAATTCCGTATAGTGATGTTTTTACAACAGGAGGCCTACTTTATTTTGCGTTTATTGCACTCAGCTATTATCTAGGGACAACGTTTTGGCTGGTTTTTGTTCAGGCTTTTTGTTTCTATTTATCTGGTATTTATCTTTATAAGCTTGTCAATTATTTTACCAGAATTCAAAAAGTTGCTTTGGCATTTTCAATTGGGTATTACTTGTTATCCGCTAGTCTAGGTTTTGGCGGCCTGTATGCTATTCAATTAGCCATGCCCTTCGTCTTGGTTTCAGCTTGGTTTTTGACTAAGTACTTTGCTGATTTAGTTAAAGATGAAGCCTTCATTTTATTTGGTTTCATGGGTGCTCTTGCCATGTTGATAGAACCACGGACACTCATTTTCTGGGGTCTTGCTTGTATAGCAGTCTTTTCTTATAACATTAGTCAAAAGCACCTTGCAAGAGGATTTTACCAGTTGTTAGCTGCTATTTTTGGGATGCTGTTGGTCTTTTATACGGCAGGTTACTTTATTTTGAATCTGCAAATATTAAACCCTTACTTAACTCAGGCTGTTGCTTACCAATTTACCTTTTTCAAGGTTGGTGATCTCTCTTTGCCGATTGGTGTAGGCATTCAAGTTCTTCTGGCCTTGGGACTAGGTCTCTTAACGGGAGTCTTTAACGTTATCAACCACCTTAAAACAGCTTCTGACCTAATCATTAAATGGTTGTTTGTTGTGGTTATTTTGGGATATTTAATAGTTGCAGCCTTGTCGCAAGATTATCACTCCTACCATCTCCTAGCGGTCTTACCGTTTGGTTTACTATTGACGTCTATTCCAATGGCTTATCAGTATGAAATGGGATTGAGACAACATAGTCATCGTCGGCATCGTGGTAAAAATGGGACAAGGCGTGTCATCTCTTTGTATCTCAAGAAACATTTTTATTTACCAGTATTGATTGTGCTTGCGGCTGTAGTCTGTTCGACTTATCGTTTTATCAATAATATACCTGTCAACCACGAGCGTAATCGTATTGCTAGCTATTTGAGGCAAAAATTAGCAGGTGATGAGCCTATTTATGTTTGGGACGAATCTTCTAAGATTTACTTGGATACTAAGGCCAAATCAGTCTCTCAATTTAGTTCACCAAATGTCAATACTAAGAAGATAAGTCATCAAAGAACCTTAGAAGATGAGTTGCTTGAAAATAAGGCTGTCTATATTGTCGTTAATGAGAACCAAAAAGTACCCAAAACCATTCGGAAAGTATTAGCTACTAATTATAAAGTGGACCGAAAGATTGATGCGAAAGGTTTTGTCCTCTATCAGAAAAAATAAGATTAATATCAATATCTTGTGTCTGGTCAAAAAACTTGACACAAGATATTGATTTTTTTGTTTGTCATGATATAATAGTCCAATAAGGAGGTTCGACATGATAACACTAGAAGAAGACAAGGTTGTTGTCCAACCTGATATTAAAGTGATTAAGCGAGATGGTCGTCTGGTTAATTTTGACGCCACTAAAATTTACAGTGCTTTGTTAAAAGCAAGCATGAAAGTTACTCGAATGTCGCCACTTGTTGAGGCTAAATTAGAAGCTATTTCTGAGCGGGTGATTGCTGAAATCATTGAGCGCTTCCCTACCAATATTAAAATTTATGAAATTCAAAATATTGTGGAGCATGAACTATTAGCTGCCAACGAGTATGCTATTGCAAAGGAATACATTAATTACCGTACTCAGCGTGACTTTGCACGTTCTCAAGCAACGGATATTAATTTTTCGATTGATAAGTTGATTAATAAAGACCAAACGGTCGTTAACGAAAATGCAAACAAGGACAGTGATGTCTTCAATACGCAGCGTGATTTGACAGCTGGGATTGTTGGCAAATCCATTGGGTTAAAAATGTTGCCTCCTCATGTCGCCAATGCCCATCAAAAGGGTGATATTCACTACCATGACTTGGATTATAGTCCTTATACACCGATGACGAACTGCTGTTTAATTGACTTTAAGGGCATGCTAGCCAATGGCTTTAAAATTGGAAATGCTGAGGTTGAAAGTCCTAAATCCATTCAGACGGCGACAGCTCAAATCTCACAGATTATTGCGAATGTAGCATCCAGTCAGTATGGCGGTTGTACGGCAGACCGTATTGATGAGTTTTTGGCACCTTACGCAGAGCTTAATTTTAAAAAGCATTTAGCAGACGCGGAGAAATGGGTTATAGAAGATAAGCGTGAAAACTATGCTTTTGAGAAGACGCAAAAAGATATTTACGATGCGATGCAGTCTTTGGAGTATGAGATTAATACGCTCTTTACATCTAATGGTCAGACGCCGTTTACGTCGTTAGGGTTTGGCTTAGGGACATCTTGGTTTGAGCGGGAAATTCAAAAAGCTATTTTGACCATTCGGATTAATGGCCTTGGTAGTGAACATCGCACGGCGATTTTCCCTAAATTAATTTTCACGGTTAAACGTGGCTTGAACTTAGAACCAGATTCACCAAATTACGATATTAAGACCTTGGCTTTAGAATGTGCGACTAAGCGGATGTATCCAGACATGTTGTCTTATGATAAGATTATTGATTTGACAGGTTCTTTTAAGGCGCCGATGGGCTGTCGCTCCTTCCTTCAAGGCTGGAAAGATGAAAACGGTCAAGATGTGACTTCTGGTCGTATGAATCTTGGTGTAGTAACGCTCAACTTGCCACGTATTGCCATGGAATCAAATGGAGATATGGTTAAGTTCTGGGAACTCTTCAATGAGAGAATGCAAATCAGTAAAGATGCTCTGGTCTATCGTGTTGAACGTGTCAAAGAAGCAACTCCTGCAAATGCTCCTATTCTTTATCAGTATGGGGCTTTTGGAAAACGTTTGGAGAAGACGGGTAATGTAGATGACCTCTTTAAAAATCGCCGTGCAACGGTTTCTCTTGGTTATATTGGTCTTTATGAAGTTGCCTCTGTTTTCTATGGTGGTGAGTGGGAAGGCAATTCAGAAGCTAAAGATTTTACCTTGTCTATTGTGAAAGCAATGAAGCAAGCTTGCGAGGAGTGGTCAGATGAATATGGCTACCATTTCTCTGTTTATTCTACCCCGTCCGAAAGTTTGACAGACCGGTTCTGTCGTTTAGACACTGAAAAATTTGGAATTGTGACAGATATTACGGACAAAGAGTATTACACAAACTCTTTCCACTACGATGTGCGTAAAAATCCAACGCCTTTTGAAAAGCTGGATTTTGAAAAGACCTATCCAGAAGCGGGTGCTTCCGGTGGCTTTATCCATTATTGTGAGTATCCTGTGTTGCAGCAAAATCCAAAGGCTTTGGAGGCTGTTTGGGACTATGCTTATGATCGTGTGGGGTATTTGGGAACCAATACGCCCATTGATAAATGTTATCATTGCCAATTTGAAGGCGATTTTACCCCAACGGAACGTGGTTTCACTTGCCCAAACTGTGGTAATAATGACCCTAAAACAGTTGATGTGGTCAAACGAACTTGTGGTTACTTGGGGAACCCTCAGGCCCGTCCAATGGTAAATGGTCGTCATAAAGAAATTTCTGCACGTGTAAAGCACATGAATGGGTCAACCATAAAATACCCAGGCTTGTAAACCCAAGCTGTGGAAGATACCTTTTGATGACAATAGGATATGCTTAAAAGGTTGCTTCATGCAAGCAATCTTTTCTTATTTAGGTGTTCAACTGGATAGGATAGAAGCTCTGCTTATTTTTATTTTTTGAGTGAACATGCTTTATTGAGGGGTAGAAGAAAGGCATTCTATATTAAAAGTCAAGAGAAGAGTTCTAAAAAATCAGTAACGAAAGGGTCTATACTAGCGGGAGCTAGCCGCTAATATAAAGATAAGGAAACTATAATGGGAAAATATCAATTAGATTACAAAGGAATGCAGCAGGTGGAACGTTTTCATGAGAAGCATTCTACAAAAAAAACGGATAAAAAATCCCGAGTTCAAGAGCTCAAGGCTCAGTTTTTAGAGAAGTCAAAAAAACAGGCTAACTAAAGTATCTGTAAAGAAAGAAGGTCAGTTCTGTTTCATATTGGTCTTGTGGGACCAGATGTCATTTCATAACAAGGCAGTCTATTTGCCTTATATGAGGTAGCTGAGTGGCATTACTTGGCATCTATTAACTGGGAATGCAGAAGTACGTCAGCAGGTCGGTCAATGATTTGGTCACGCTATGCTTTACAGAAGTGTCAAATAATTGTCAAAGCTGTCAAGGAATTGTAAAGCTATCGTTAAAGAGAGCGACCTGAATAGACTGGGAGATTTGATCGTTAAGCTATTTGATTTCTTTATCCACCCTTTAGATACGGCTCTGTTTTTAGCAGACGGTAAGTTAGTGAGAGGACAAGTTCATTATCAGTTGGAAACTGGTTTATTACGTCAGGTTATGGTGACTATTATGACAAAAACTGCTACTGTTACAGCCTCCATGGATTTGCAATCAGGTAGTCGTCGTGAGGTGATGGAAGTACAAGGAGCAAAAGATACCTACCATTTAGAAAATTTAGATGACTTATCATCTATGAAGGTCCTCATAAAATACTCGTGAGCTATGGTTCTTGGGATACTATCCTGTATAAACGATGCTTTGAAACCATGATTGATGCTTTTTTTGATTCTGTAAAGATGAGTGTCAGCCCTGTCAATGTTGAGTCAAGCCTTCCAAGTCATTGGATTTGCTAACAGATAGTTTCTTTCCCACCACTGCCTTATGGAGATTTAAAGTTAGAATTACTCAAGGATTAGGTAAACTTATGGAGATTAGACGACCAACATCAGCAGATAAAGAAACTGTTTTAGACATGATAGCAGAGTTTTTGGAGCAAGAGAGTGCTACTGATGGCCTATGGCATTTTAGAGCGGATCAATTTAGTTATGAGGAGTGGTTAGAAGCTTCTCTAAGGCAAGAAATGGGTTTGGCCAGTCAAGGTGTTCCGGCCATTCAATATGTGGCGTTTGATGAGAGAAATCAAGCGCTGGGATTTTTAAACCTTAGGTTACGTTTGAATGCCTCATTACTTGAAAAAGGTGGGCATATTGGTTACTCTGTTCGTCCCAGTCAGCGTGGGAAAGGCTATGCCAAGGAGATGCTCAAACAAGCTGTCAGTTTTGCGATTTCCAAGAACATCAAGGCGATTTTGGTAACTTGTGATGAAGCTAATGCTGCAAGTCGAGCAGTTATTATGGCTAATGGTGGCGTCTTGGAAGATAGTCGCGGTGGAACGGAGCGTTACTGGATTGAAGGACAAAGAGGCGATAAGTGATGGCAGAAAAGTGTTGGAATAATCCTAAACCAAAGGAATGGCAGGCAGAGGAGTTAAGTCAAGGCCGGATTATTGATTATAAGGCTTTTAACTTTGTTGATGGTGAGGGGGTTCGCAATTCCCTCTATGTGTCTGGTTGTTTATTCCATTGCAAGGGGTGTTATAATGCTGCAACTTGGTCTTTTAAGGCAGGAATGCCTTATACTCAGGAGCTTGAAGAACAGATTATGACTGATTTGGCACAGCCTTATGTTCAGGGGCTGACACTTTTAGGTGGGGAACCTTTTTTGAATACGGGTATCTTAATTCCTCTGATTAAGCGTATTCGGCGGGAATTGCCAGAAAAGGATATTTGGTCTTGGACGGGTTATACTTGGGAAGAAATGATGCTTGAGACACCAGATAAACTGGAGATGCTGTCCTTGATTGATATTCTGGTGGATGGCCGTTTTGATATTACTAAAAAGAATCTCATGTTGCAATTTAGAGGTTCTTCTAATCAACGCATTATTGATGTTCAAAAGTCTTTGGCTGCTAAAGAAGTAATTATCTGGGATAAGTTAAACGATGGTAACCAGTCCTTTGAACAAATGAGTCGGGAGGATTTGCTTTAAGAATGTGACATATCCACATGATCTTTTTGAAAAAAAGAAATGAAAACGGGTCTTTTGGGGCTCATCTGGGGAGAAAGTGATTGTTATTGCTTGGTTTTCCCCACATTATCCTCACAGTTATCCACAGGTTGTGTATAAGTTTGATTTTTGTGAATAAAGACTAAAAAAGAGGCCTAGACCTCTTTTTTAATATAGACAAATTCACGGTCTGTTGACAGCTCTGGGTGGTAGTGAAAACCAGAAAAGACAAGGCTTTTAAGGCTGTCAACGATTTGACAATTGGTTGCCATACAAGCAGTGAGAAATGCTCCTCGTGCCTTTTTTGAAATAGTAGAATGAGTTTTGAGTTGCCCCGCTTTCTCTTCCATAAACTTGAGACTTATCCACAATTGTTTACAGTCTTTGGAAAAGACATCGTCAAATTCACTGGATAAAAGCGAAATCACTTGTGGATGCTCTTTTGCAAACTGATTATAGGTGGGCCTCCAGTAAGACTTGAGGCTTTTTCCTTCAATTTTTATTCTGGTGTGAAAATCATGGCGATGCTCTGCGATAGGATAAGTAGCAGGAATGATACCGTAAAAAGATGAGGTGATATAGACTTGCTGGTTTAGGTAATGCTGTTCTTGAGCACTGAGTTTACTACGTTTGATATGACGATACATAAGGCCATTGAACAGTTGGTAGGCAGGGTAAGCCAAGCTTTGTTGAGAGGCCATGTCTTGCCAGCGCTGATATTCTTTTTGAGCTGCCTCTTCTTTGATATGATAAGCTTTGGCCAATTCCTCTGCGGACATAGCTGTCATTGCCTTTAAAATAGCCTGACTTGCTTGAGGCAGTAGGTGTGGATAAGATTCGGCAGGAATCGTCATTTCTTTTGCGGTTGGTATTAAAAAGGTTAACATAGTGTTATTGTAGTAAAGTTGGTGGCTTTCTGTCAAGAGACCTAGATTTTTCTAAGGATGACTGTCACACGGCACCTTCTTTGTCTTCTGTCATGAAAGAAGAGGAGGATTCTTGTAAAATTGTGTCATCTTGTTTTTTGAGAGTAGCTGAAAATAGCAGAGGCATCTCAATGTGAATGGTCAAGAAGGCTAGAGGAAAGAGTTGTTTGGGAATAATGACAGAGGTTTGGGGCTTTGATGAGAAAAAATGTCATTGTCAAATTCTTTACAATTTGATAAGATTACTTTTTTTCTAAAAAAAGACTTGCGCCCATCTCACGAATATGATAATATAGTCTCAAGTCTGTTTGAGAAAACAGAAGCTCAGGTCAAGTAAGTGCACACTTACAATAACACAGTTGATAATGGGGAAACTCAGAGTCAAGAAAAAGAATATTAAGCCTTGCGTTTTGCAGGGCTTTTTTCTGTCTTTATTTTGGTCTATGCCTTTGAACGTCATTTAGGCGACCAGTGCCTGCTTGTTCTCAATTATTTTTACGCTGATGAGGTTGCATTAGAATGGCCTTCAGTTTATCAAACTGGTAAGGTAGTGATTAGCAACTACGAGGGAGGAATACTTGGCGATTGGGTAACGTTAAAACCTTGTCAGACACTTGCTATTTTAGTCAACAACTAATGGAAAGCTTGGGGCTAGGACCCCAGGACTTTGTTTCTGGCGGTAGTGACAGTAGAGGACTGGTTGCTTTCTCATCTATTTATTTTAAAACTCTTATTTTTTCAATTAAAAACAATTAAGACAGGTTATTTCAGCTAAATTTTGGTACAATGGAAAAGATTATAGGTGGAGTGATAGGATCATAGCTCTGCTATTTAAAAATGACAAAAGGAGATAGGAATGACAACATATCAAGATGATTTTTACCAAGCTGTCAATGGGAAATGGGCAGAGACAGCGGTTATCCCAGATGACAAACCTCGTACAGGTGGTTTTTCAGATTTAGCTGATGAGATTGAGGCCTTGATGCTAGACACCACAGACGCTTGGCTAGCTGGGAACAATGTCCCTGATGATGCGATTTTAGCAAATTTTGTTAAATTTCACCGTTTGGTGGCAGACTACGCTAAACGTGATGAGGTCGGTGTGGCTCCAGTCCTTCCCATGATAGAAGACTATAAAGCTTTGGGCTCTTTTGCGGAATTTGCTGCTAAGATAGCTGAATATGAGTTGGCAGGTCAGCCTAATGAATTTCCATTTGGTGTGGCACCAGACTTTATGAATGCTCAGCTTAATGTGCTTTGGGCAGAAGCACCAAGCATTCTTTTGCCAGATACGACTTACTATGAAGAAGGTCATGAAAAGGCTGAGGAATTGCGTAGCATTTGGCGTCAATCACAAGAAAAGCTTTTACCTCAATTTGGCTTTTCAGCAGATGAAATTAAGGACCTCTTGGATAAGGTGATTGAGTTGGATAAGCAATTGGCCAACTATGTCTTGTCTCGTGAGGAAGGTGCTGAATATGTCAAATTATACCATCCCTATGCTTGGGCTGACTTTACTAAACTGGCACCAGAACTTCCATTGGATAGTATTTTTGAAAAGATTTTAGGTCAAGTGCCTGACAAGGTTATTGTCCCTGAGGAACGCTTTTGGACAGAATTTGCAGCCACTTATTACTCTGAGGCCAACTGGGAATTACTCAAGGCTAATTTGATTGTGGATGCGGCTAATGCTTACAATCCTTACTTAACAGATGACATTCGTGTTCAGTCAGGTGCCTATGCGCGTGCTTTGTCTGGAACACCTCAAGCGATGGACAAACAAAAAGCTGCCTTTTATTTGGCGCAAGAGCCATTTAGCCAAGCGCTTGGCTTGTGGTATGCAGGTCAAAAATTTTCTCCAGAAGCAAAGGCTGATGTGGAAAGCAAAGTGGCGCGCATGATTGAAGTTTACAAGTCTCGTCTGGAGATGGCTGATTGGTTAGCACCAGCCACACGTCAAAAAGCCATTACCAAATTAAATGTTATCACGCCACATATTGGTTACCCAGAAAAACTACCAGAAACCTATGCCAAAAAAGTCATTGATGAGACGTTATCCTTGGTTGAAAATGCTCAAAACTTGGCTAAAATCACCATTGCTCACACGTGGAGTAAATGGAATACACCAGTTGATCGTAGTGAATGGCACATGCCAGCCCACTTGGTCAACGCTTATTATGACCCTCAGCAAAACCAGATTGTCTTTCCTGCGGCAATCTTACAGGCGCCATTTTACTCCTTAGAGCAAAGTTCTTCTGCGAACTATGGAGGAATTGGTGCAGTCATTGCCCATGAGATTTCACATGCCTTTGACACTAATGGGGCCTCTTTTGATGAACATGGTAGCCTAAAAGACTGGTGGACCCAAGAGGACTACGCTGCCTTTAAAGAACGTACAGATAAGATTGTGGCGCAGTTTGATGGCTTAGAGTCACATGGTGCCAAGGTCAACGGCAAATTGACAGTTTCAGAAAATGTTGCTGATTTAGGTGGGGTTGCCTGTGCTTTAGAAGCGGCACAATCGGAAGCAGATTTCTCAGCGCGTGAGTTCTTTATTAACTTTGCAACGATTTGGCGCATGAAAGCTCGTGAGGAATACATGCAAATGCTAGCTAGCATAGATGTACACGCACCAGGCGAACTGCGGACAAATGTGACCTTAACCAATTTTGATGCCTTCCATGAGTCCTTTGATATTAAAGAAGGCGATGCTATGTGGAGAGCTCCGAAAGACCGTGTGATTATCTGGTAAGCAGGTAGTTGAAAAAACGTTAAAAGAACCTAATGATGAAAAAGACTGACTCTGTGGTATCATAGGGTCAGTTTTTTGCTGGGTTATTAATCTTTGAGGTGACTTAGTGCAGTGACGAGACAAAAAGACAACCTTCACACAGAAGATTGTCTCAGATTGAAGACAACTTGTCCTAAATGACCTTTGTTTTTGTAAGTGCCATTAATGACAACATTTTTTAACTGGTGTCGTGAGCAGACTATCCTTTCAGAGTTCCATCAAGACTTTGGATTCTTTCAAGGATAGAGAAACAAAAACACCTCCAGCCCTGTCTTTCCAAAAACAGTATGCTGGAGGTAATAAGGAGAATAATCAATAGATTAGGGACTACTGTCACTAGACTTAGTAGCGCTAATCAGCAATGACCTAGTTCTCTTTACGTTTACGTGCAAGAACACCCGATGAGACTATTACGGCTAAAGCTGCCGCAGTGAAGAATGGACTAGTCTTTTCCCCTGTAGCTGGTAGCTGAGCAGACTTAGCGAATGCGCCTGTTCCTGCTGTGTTAGCTTGCGGTACTTTAGGCTTAGGTGTCGCCTTATCCTTAGGTGATGGGATTGGTTGGGCTGGGGTCAACGCTGTCCATGGAATACTGTGTTTGCCTGGTGCCTTATCCTCTGGTTTGTTTTGCTCTTTTTCTGGAGCAACCTCAGGCGTTTCTGGAGCTTTTGGAGTATCCTCTGGTTTAACCTCAGGTGTCTCTGGGACACTTGGTGCGTGATCTTGATTTTTCTTGAGGGCTTCTAGTTTAGCCATCAAATCTTGAAGTTCTTTTTGAAGCTGCGCCTTTTCTTGCTCGCTCAGTTGGCTTTGGTTTTTAAGCTTCTCTTCAACTTGTGCTTTAGCTTCTTCAAGTGCCTTGATTGATTTTGTTGTTTCTGCTAATTTCTCTTCAAGTGCTTTAATAGCTTTTTCTTTGTCAGTGATTTTGGCTTGAACGTCAGCTAATTTTTGCTCAAGTTTTGTTTTTTCTTCGTCACTTAATTTGGTTTGATTTTGAAGTTGGGACTCTACTTCTGCTTTTTCTTTCGCTAAATTTTCCTTTTCAGCACTCAATTCAGCAACTTTCGCATTGGATGCTTTTTGTGCTGCTTCGAGCTCTTTTAGCTTGTTAGCTGACTCAGCTACTTGTCCTTGAAGTCCTTCGACTTCTTTTTGCTTGGCATCTAGTTCTTGTTGTAACTTAGCTTTAGCTTCAGCGTTCAACGTTTCAGTTGCTTGGAGCTTTTGGGTCAACTCCTGTAACTCACTCTGACCTTTTTCTAGTTGGGCTTGTAGTGTTTTATTTTGAGTAGTCGCATCAGCAATCTTCTGATCAAGCTCTTTCACTTTTTCTTGACTGGTTTGCAAGTTTTGAGTAGCTGTGTCTGCTTGTTCTTTCAACTCTTTAGCTTTGGCTTCTAATTCCGCATTTGATTGATTAGCTTGATTTAGTTGCGTAGCAAGCTTGTCACTTTTTGTTTTTAGAGCGTCACGTTCAGTCTCTAGCTTTTTCTTGTCAGCTTCATCTTTTAATAAGGTTAGACGGAACTGTTCTGTAAGACTTTCTAGTTCTGTATTCTTTTGGTTTAAATCTTGTGACAGCTTAGCCTTTTCTTTTGTCAATGTTTGATTTTTTGCACTTAGCTTACTATTTTGACCTTGTTGGTATCTAGCTTCATCTCTAAATATGTCTCTCTGTGTAATACGTTTTTTCATTTCTTCAAAAACGATTTTACGAGCATTTTTATCTTTATTACTTGTTCCCAAATAATTCAATTTCTGACCAGTACCGAGAGACGTATCGATAACATGACTATCAGGTTGAATATCAAAATCAGCCACAACTTTTAACATCAAATAATTCAAAGCTTCATCACTCAAAGAAGCAACTGTCCTCTTATATTCATCATTATTCTTATCTTTATTATCAAACTTATCCATAAAAGTCTTCACTTCTGATACAAGGGACGTAGTATCAGCTGCTACCTTATTTACCCCAACACTAGACATTCCAAGCAAGGTAATTGCCAGCAAGCTAGTACCAACGACACGACGACATAGGGACATGTTTTTTCTCATTGATTATTTCTCCATTTTTCCTCAAATTATCAAGTAACATTATATATATATATATCTTCAAGCTCATGATTTTATCAGATTTCACATTTCTGAACTGGTAAACCAAGTCGCTCATTTCCCCTCGTAGCTGTGTTAGTTGGCTTAGCCTACTATGGAAGAAAAAGTCCATTTAGGACAATTTTTCTTCACTCTTTTTTGTTCGTCTACAAAAGAAAAACTCCTGAAACACGATAAATAAGCGTTTCAGGAGTTAGTTGACATCATGATCATTCGATTATTTTTATTGACATCTTCTAAAAATAGAGTCTGTCTACGTTTTGAGACAAACTCTACACAGAAGATTGTCTTTTTTTTATAAACGATTTCTCAGAAATAGGTGATTAGTTGTTAAGAGCAGCAGCCATTGTAGCAGCAACTTCTGATTCGAAGTCGTTCGCTTTTTTCTCGATGCCTTCACCAACTTCAAAACGGGCAAAAGCAATCGCTTTAGCGTTTACTGAGTCAAGGTAAGCTTCAACAGTTTTGCTGTCGTCCATGATGTAGACTTGTGCAAGAAGGGTGTAAGCTTGGTCAACTTTAGTGTTGTCAAGCATAAAGCGGTCCATTTTACCTGGGATGATTTTGTCCCAGATTTTTTCTGGTTTGCCTTCAGCAGCAAGCTCAGCTTTGATGTCTGCTTCAGCGGCAGCAATCACGTCGTCTGACAATTGAGCTTTTGAACCGTATTTCAAGAATGGAAGGGCTGGTTTGTCAACCATAGCACGTGATTCGTTGTCAAGTTCGATAGCGTGGTTTAATTGTGCAAGTTCGTCTTTGATGAATTGTGCGTCAAGTTCAGTGTATGAAAGAACAGTTGGTTTCATTGCAGCGATGTGCATTGACACTTGCTTAGCAAGTGTGTCATCGCCGCCTTCGATAACTGAGATAACCCCGATACGGCCACCGTTGTGTTGGTAAGCACCGAAGTGTTGCTCGTCAGTTTTTTCAATCAAAGCAAAACGACGGAATGAGATTTTTTCTCCGATGGTAGCAGTTGCGTTAACGTAAGCGTCAGCAAGAGTTTCACCAGAAGGCATTACAAGTGCAAGAGCTTCTTCGTTGTTAGCTGGTTTGCCTTCTGC
Coding sequences within:
- a CDS encoding DUF1292 domain-containing protein; the encoded protein is MAHNHEHDHEHEVITLVDEQGNETLFEILLTIDGREEFGKNYVLLVPAGSEEDESGEVEIQAYSFTENEDGTEGDLQPIPEDSDAEWDMIEEVFNSFLDED
- a CDS encoding glycosyltransferase family protein codes for the protein MTQLNEEFIRKETIELVNAGPTVHTTTYETKVPTLHKCYLLFFSIMISGLTIVVPVLTDAGNSLQSQNLYIGMMLTKGQIPYSDVFTTGGLLYFAFIALSYYLGTTFWLVFVQAFCFYLSGIYLYKLVNYFTRIQKVALAFSIGYYLLSASLGFGGLYAIQLAMPFVLVSAWFLTKYFADLVKDEAFILFGFMGALAMLIEPRTLIFWGLACIAVFSYNISQKHLARGFYQLLAAIFGMLLVFYTAGYFILNLQILNPYLTQAVAYQFTFFKVGDLSLPIGVGIQVLLALGLGLLTGVFNVINHLKTASDLIIKWLFVVVILGYLIVAALSQDYHSYHLLAVLPFGLLLTSIPMAYQYEMGLRQHSHRRHRGKNGTRRVISLYLKKHFYLPVLIVLAAVVCSTYRFINNIPVNHERNRIASYLRQKLAGDEPIYVWDESSKIYLDTKAKSVSQFSSPNVNTKKISHQRTLEDELLENKAVYIVVNENQKVPKTIRKVLATNYKVDRKIDAKGFVLYQKK
- the nrdD gene encoding anaerobic ribonucleoside-triphosphate reductase; the encoded protein is MITLEEDKVVVQPDIKVIKRDGRLVNFDATKIYSALLKASMKVTRMSPLVEAKLEAISERVIAEIIERFPTNIKIYEIQNIVEHELLAANEYAIAKEYINYRTQRDFARSQATDINFSIDKLINKDQTVVNENANKDSDVFNTQRDLTAGIVGKSIGLKMLPPHVANAHQKGDIHYHDLDYSPYTPMTNCCLIDFKGMLANGFKIGNAEVESPKSIQTATAQISQIIANVASSQYGGCTADRIDEFLAPYAELNFKKHLADAEKWVIEDKRENYAFEKTQKDIYDAMQSLEYEINTLFTSNGQTPFTSLGFGLGTSWFEREIQKAILTIRINGLGSEHRTAIFPKLIFTVKRGLNLEPDSPNYDIKTLALECATKRMYPDMLSYDKIIDLTGSFKAPMGCRSFLQGWKDENGQDVTSGRMNLGVVTLNLPRIAMESNGDMVKFWELFNERMQISKDALVYRVERVKEATPANAPILYQYGAFGKRLEKTGNVDDLFKNRRATVSLGYIGLYEVASVFYGGEWEGNSEAKDFTLSIVKAMKQACEEWSDEYGYHFSVYSTPSESLTDRFCRLDTEKFGIVTDITDKEYYTNSFHYDVRKNPTPFEKLDFEKTYPEAGASGGFIHYCEYPVLQQNPKALEAVWDYAYDRVGYLGTNTPIDKCYHCQFEGDFTPTERGFTCPNCGNNDPKTVDVVKRTCGYLGNPQARPMVNGRHKEISARVKHMNGSTIKYPGL
- a CDS encoding Gfo/Idh/MocA family oxidoreductase, with amino-acid sequence MIVKLFDFFIHPLDTALFLADGKLVRGQVHYQLETGLLRQVMVTIMTKTATVTASMDLQSGSRREVMEVQGAKDTYHLENLDDLSSMKVLIKYS
- a CDS encoding GNAT family N-acetyltransferase; the encoded protein is MEIRRPTSADKETVLDMIAEFLEQESATDGLWHFRADQFSYEEWLEASLRQEMGLASQGVPAIQYVAFDERNQALGFLNLRLRLNASLLEKGGHIGYSVRPSQRGKGYAKEMLKQAVSFAISKNIKAILVTCDEANAASRAVIMANGGVLEDSRGGTERYWIEGQRGDK
- the nrdG gene encoding anaerobic ribonucleoside-triphosphate reductase activating protein; the protein is MAEKCWNNPKPKEWQAEELSQGRIIDYKAFNFVDGEGVRNSLYVSGCLFHCKGCYNAATWSFKAGMPYTQELEEQIMTDLAQPYVQGLTLLGGEPFLNTGILIPLIKRIRRELPEKDIWSWTGYTWEEMMLETPDKLEMLSLIDILVDGRFDITKKNLMLQFRGSSNQRIIDVQKSLAAKEVIIWDKLNDGNQSFEQMSREDLL